One Cellulomonas sp. NS3 genomic region harbors:
- a CDS encoding TetR/AcrR family transcriptional regulator — MARTKDPAVRTLLLERAARMLRAREPVTLRSLVAGTGVSTMAVYTYFGGMDGLWKALRQEGFTRLEARFATTTPSGDPVRDLAALVAGYLAHALDHPDLYRVMFDASVDLEDLAAADATLEHLVEGVRRARDAGRFRPETDPLALAIQSWALGHGLVSLVATGPLPRATLDHGVPMLTALLVSVGDEPERCRASVEQGWAELARDGEPAQE; from the coding sequence GTGGCTCGCACCAAGGACCCCGCCGTCCGCACGCTCCTGCTCGAGCGCGCGGCACGCATGCTCCGCGCCCGCGAGCCCGTGACCCTGCGGTCGCTCGTCGCCGGGACCGGCGTCTCGACGATGGCCGTCTACACCTACTTCGGCGGCATGGACGGGCTCTGGAAGGCGCTCCGGCAGGAGGGCTTCACGCGGCTCGAGGCCCGGTTCGCCACGACGACCCCGTCCGGCGACCCCGTGCGGGACCTCGCCGCCCTCGTCGCGGGCTACCTCGCGCACGCGCTCGACCACCCGGACCTGTACCGGGTCATGTTCGACGCCAGCGTCGACCTCGAGGACCTGGCGGCGGCGGACGCGACGCTCGAGCACCTCGTCGAGGGCGTGCGGCGCGCGCGTGACGCGGGCAGGTTCCGCCCGGAGACCGACCCGCTCGCGCTGGCGATCCAGAGCTGGGCGCTCGGCCACGGGCTCGTGTCGCTCGTCGCCACCGGGCCGCTGCCGCGCGCGACGCTCGACCACGGCGTCCCCATGCTCACCGCGCTGCTCGTGAGCGTCGGTGACGAGCCCGAGCGGTGCCGGGCGTCGGTCGAGCAGGGCTGGGCGGAGCTCGCACGGGACGGCGAGCCGGCGCAGGAGTGA
- a CDS encoding RidA family protein produces the protein MAVTLRNPDGLPKPDFYHQVSVATGSRLVFVAGQLASDADGALVGVGDLAAQVEQCYLNVGTALAAAGATFADVVKLTVYVADPRPGQMPQFFEGISRAAEKLGVTPQAPLTGVFVAALADPDALVEIEATAVVD, from the coding sequence ATGGCCGTGACCCTGCGGAACCCCGACGGACTGCCGAAGCCGGACTTCTACCACCAGGTCTCCGTCGCGACGGGCTCGCGGCTCGTGTTCGTCGCCGGACAGCTCGCGAGCGACGCCGACGGTGCGCTGGTCGGCGTCGGCGACCTCGCTGCCCAGGTCGAGCAGTGCTACCTCAACGTCGGCACGGCCCTCGCCGCCGCCGGCGCCACCTTCGCGGACGTCGTCAAGCTGACCGTCTACGTCGCCGACCCCCGCCCGGGGCAGATGCCCCAGTTCTTCGAGGGCATCTCGCGGGCGGCCGAGAAACTCGGCGTCACCCCGCAGGCGCCGCTCACCGGCGTCTTCGTCGCCGCCCTCGCCGACCCCGACGCGCTCGTCGAGATCGAGGCGACCGCCGTCGTCGACTGA
- a CDS encoding aldo/keto reductase — protein sequence METRVLGRTGRSVGVVGLGCWQLGGDWGDVGDDDALAVLDAAVAEGVTFLDTADVYGDGRSERLVGKFLQAQRAAGGEVPTVATKMGRRAAPHDADAYTLDAFRAWNDRSRENLGVDTLDLVQLHCPPTEVYSRDAVYDALETLVQEKRVAAYGVSVETVDEALTAIARPNVASVQIILNVFRRKPLERVLPAALDAGVGIIARVPLASGLLSGKYDASTQFAENDHRTYNRQGEAFDVGETFAGVPFEVGVAAAQEVAEIGRRVAPGATTAQLALRWILDQPGVSTVIPGARNAEQARANAAAAALAPLDADALAALEDVYDRSVREHVHGRW from the coding sequence ATGGAGACGCGTGTGCTGGGCAGGACGGGACGGTCGGTCGGCGTGGTGGGGCTGGGCTGCTGGCAGCTCGGCGGCGACTGGGGCGACGTCGGGGACGACGACGCGCTCGCGGTGCTCGACGCCGCGGTCGCGGAGGGCGTGACGTTCCTCGACACGGCCGACGTGTACGGCGACGGGCGCAGCGAGCGGCTCGTCGGGAAGTTCCTCCAGGCGCAGCGCGCCGCGGGCGGTGAGGTCCCGACCGTCGCGACGAAGATGGGCCGCCGGGCAGCCCCGCACGACGCCGACGCGTACACGCTCGACGCGTTCCGGGCCTGGAACGACCGCTCGCGCGAGAACCTCGGCGTCGACACGCTCGACCTCGTGCAGCTGCACTGCCCGCCGACCGAGGTCTACTCGCGCGACGCGGTCTACGACGCGCTCGAGACGCTGGTGCAGGAGAAGCGCGTCGCGGCGTACGGCGTCTCGGTCGAGACGGTCGACGAGGCGCTGACGGCGATCGCCCGCCCGAACGTCGCGAGCGTCCAGATCATCCTCAACGTGTTCCGCCGCAAGCCGCTCGAGCGCGTGCTCCCCGCGGCGCTCGACGCGGGCGTCGGGATCATCGCGCGCGTCCCGCTCGCGAGCGGCCTGCTCTCGGGCAAGTACGACGCGAGCACGCAGTTCGCGGAGAACGACCACCGCACGTACAACCGCCAGGGCGAGGCGTTCGACGTCGGCGAGACGTTCGCGGGCGTGCCGTTCGAGGTCGGCGTCGCGGCAGCCCAGGAGGTGGCGGAGATCGGGCGCCGGGTGGCCCCCGGCGCGACGACCGCGCAGCTCGCGCTGCGGTGGATCCTCGACCAGCCCGGTGTCTCGACCGTGATCCCGGGAGCCCGCAACGCCGAGCAGGCCCGCGCGAACGCCGCCGCGGCCGCGCTCGCACCGCTCGACGCGGACGCGCTGGCGGCGCTCGAGGACGTCTACGACCGGTCGGTCCGGGAGCACGTGCACGGCCGTTGGTGA
- a CDS encoding MmcQ/YjbR family DNA-binding protein, which produces MEHPRMYDDGDPLLAHVRDVAARFPESVEVEAWGRPTFRAGKKIFAVYGSSGTDEPALILKPDPEERPALEQDERFFSPPYFGPAGWLALRLGTGVDWDEVRELLDSSYRQVALVRMLRALDA; this is translated from the coding sequence ATGGAGCACCCCCGGATGTACGACGACGGCGACCCGCTCCTGGCGCACGTGCGTGACGTCGCCGCACGTTTCCCGGAGTCCGTCGAGGTCGAGGCCTGGGGCCGCCCGACGTTCCGCGCGGGCAAGAAGATCTTCGCGGTCTACGGGTCGAGCGGTACCGACGAGCCCGCGCTGATCCTCAAGCCGGACCCCGAGGAGCGGCCCGCGCTGGAGCAGGACGAGCGGTTCTTCTCGCCGCCGTACTTCGGCCCCGCCGGGTGGCTCGCGCTGCGCCTGGGCACGGGGGTCGACTGGGACGAGGTGCGGGAGCTGCTCGACTCGTCCTACCGGCAGGTCGCGCTCGTGCGGATGCTCCGGGCGCTCGACGCATGA
- a CDS encoding SRPBCC family protein: MSDAPRGREVAVSRVLPVSAAAAWDLLLEGRNHERWIPLTRIDLPDGPLRLGARFEATSGPFARRGAPGLLDRMRLDRFEPPSTDRPGEALFTKLGPLLLGDSTVRVADAGPGRARVTWSERVVLAGPVPAGAVLAPVLGLMLRFALARIARELR; the protein is encoded by the coding sequence GTGAGCGACGCGCCCCGCGGACGCGAGGTCGCCGTGAGCCGCGTCCTGCCCGTGAGCGCCGCCGCCGCGTGGGACCTGCTCCTCGAGGGCCGCAACCACGAGCGGTGGATCCCGCTGACCCGCATCGACCTGCCCGACGGCCCTCTGCGGCTCGGTGCACGCTTCGAGGCGACGTCGGGCCCGTTCGCCCGGCGCGGCGCCCCCGGGCTGCTCGACCGCATGCGCCTCGACCGGTTCGAGCCCCCGAGCACCGACCGTCCCGGGGAGGCGCTGTTCACCAAGCTCGGGCCGCTCCTGCTCGGCGACTCCACCGTGCGCGTGGCCGACGCCGGCCCCGGGCGCGCGCGCGTGACCTGGTCGGAGCGCGTGGTCCTCGCGGGGCCGGTGCCCGCGGGAGCGGTGCTCGCTCCGGTGCTCGGGCTCATGCTGCGGTTCGCGCTCGCGCGGATCGCGCGCGAGCTGCGCTGA
- the ddaH gene encoding dimethylargininase yields MSATPATPTTERTATPRHFLMCEPVHYTVSYEINPWMDVTRHTDAGLAVRQWRSLRDVYLDLGHTVETIDPIEGLPDMVYAANGATVVDGVVYSARFRYAERGPEGPAYQKWFADRGYVTHTASEINEGEGDLLVVGDVILAGTGFRTDQSAHDEAARLFGREVVSLELVDPHYYHLDTALAVLSSDPADPQVAYYPPAFSDRSRELLERVFPDAIRATERDAVALGLNAVSDGKNVVVAPGAVDLAAALTERGWNPIPVDTSELLKGGGGAKCCTLEIRGAR; encoded by the coding sequence ATGTCCGCCACGCCCGCGACCCCCACGACCGAGCGCACCGCGACCCCCCGTCACTTCCTCATGTGCGAGCCCGTGCACTACACCGTCTCCTACGAGATCAACCCGTGGATGGACGTCACGCGCCACACCGACGCCGGTCTCGCCGTCCGCCAGTGGCGCTCGCTGCGCGACGTGTACCTCGACCTGGGGCACACCGTCGAGACGATCGACCCGATCGAGGGCCTCCCCGACATGGTCTACGCGGCGAACGGCGCGACGGTCGTCGACGGCGTCGTGTACTCGGCGCGGTTCCGGTACGCCGAGCGCGGCCCCGAGGGTCCCGCGTACCAGAAGTGGTTCGCCGACCGCGGCTACGTGACCCACACCGCGTCGGAGATCAACGAGGGCGAGGGCGACCTGCTCGTCGTCGGCGACGTCATCCTCGCGGGCACCGGCTTCCGGACCGACCAGTCCGCGCACGACGAGGCGGCCCGGCTGTTCGGCCGCGAGGTCGTCTCGCTCGAGCTCGTCGACCCGCACTACTACCACCTCGACACCGCGCTCGCGGTGCTGTCGAGCGACCCGGCGGACCCGCAGGTCGCCTACTACCCGCCGGCGTTCTCGGACCGCTCGCGCGAGCTGCTCGAGCGCGTGTTCCCCGACGCGATCCGGGCGACCGAGCGCGACGCGGTGGCGCTGGGCCTCAACGCGGTCAGCGACGGGAAGAACGTCGTCGTGGCCCCCGGCGCCGTCGACCTCGCGGCGGCGCTCACCGAGCGCGGCTGGAACCCGATCCCGGTCGACACGAGCGAGCTGCTCAAGGGCGGCGGCGGCGCGAAGTGCTGCACGCTCGAGATCCGCGGCGCGCGATGA
- the rocD gene encoding ornithine--oxo-acid transaminase: MTTTAPAAAPGAAHSAGSAPTLAQNYHPLPVTLASGSGAWVRDTAGADYLDLLAGYSALNFGHGHPALLAAAHAQLDRITLTSRAFDHELLGPFADALAALAAPHVVGPPMVLPMNTGAEAVETAIKAARKWGYEVKGVAPDRATIVVASGNFHGRTTTIISFSDDEDARTGFGPYTPGFRLVPYGDAAAVRDAIDETTVAVLLEPIQGEQGVVIPPDDYWPAVRAACDDAGVLLVADEIQSGLGRTGTTFACELWGVRPDLMTLGKALGGGIVPVSAVVGRADVLGVLTYGTHGSTFGGNPLACAVGLAVTGLLATGEHQERARTLGVHLRERLQGLADDGLVERFRAVGLWAGVDVDPARFTGREVCVRLLAQGVLVKDTHGSTIRLAPPLVISRDDLDLALDRLALVLR; the protein is encoded by the coding sequence ATGACCACGACGGCCCCCGCGGCCGCCCCCGGCGCGGCGCACAGCGCCGGGAGCGCCCCGACGCTCGCGCAGAACTACCACCCGCTCCCCGTGACGCTCGCGTCCGGCTCGGGCGCGTGGGTGCGCGACACCGCCGGGGCCGACTACCTCGACCTCCTGGCCGGCTACTCGGCGCTCAACTTCGGCCACGGGCACCCGGCGCTGCTCGCCGCGGCGCACGCGCAGCTCGACCGGATCACGCTCACGTCGCGGGCGTTCGACCACGAGCTGCTCGGGCCGTTCGCCGACGCGCTCGCCGCGCTGGCCGCGCCGCACGTCGTGGGTCCGCCGATGGTGCTGCCCATGAACACCGGCGCGGAGGCCGTCGAGACCGCGATCAAGGCGGCCCGCAAGTGGGGCTACGAGGTCAAGGGCGTCGCGCCGGACCGGGCGACGATCGTCGTGGCGTCCGGCAACTTCCACGGTCGGACGACGACGATCATCTCGTTCTCGGACGACGAGGACGCACGCACCGGCTTCGGGCCGTACACGCCGGGCTTCCGCCTCGTGCCGTACGGCGACGCGGCGGCGGTGCGGGACGCGATCGACGAGACCACGGTCGCGGTGCTGCTCGAGCCGATCCAGGGCGAGCAGGGCGTCGTCATCCCGCCGGACGACTACTGGCCGGCCGTGCGCGCCGCGTGCGACGACGCGGGCGTGCTGCTCGTGGCCGACGAGATCCAGTCGGGGCTCGGGCGCACCGGGACGACGTTCGCGTGCGAGCTGTGGGGCGTGCGCCCCGACCTCATGACGCTCGGCAAGGCGCTCGGCGGCGGCATCGTGCCCGTCTCCGCGGTCGTGGGCCGGGCGGACGTGCTCGGCGTGCTCACCTACGGCACGCACGGCTCGACGTTCGGCGGCAACCCGCTCGCGTGCGCGGTCGGCCTCGCGGTCACCGGGCTGCTCGCGACCGGCGAGCACCAGGAGCGGGCCCGCACGCTCGGCGTGCACCTGCGCGAGCGCCTGCAGGGCCTCGCCGACGACGGGCTCGTCGAGCGCTTCCGGGCGGTCGGGCTCTGGGCCGGCGTGGACGTCGACCCGGCGCGGTTCACCGGGCGCGAGGTGTGCGTCCGGCTGCTCGCGCAGGGCGTGCTCGTCAAGGACACGCACGGCTCGACGATCCGGCTCGCGCCGCCGCTCGTCATCTCACGCGACGACCTGGACCTCGCGCTCGACCGGCTCGCGCTCGTCCTGCGCTGA
- a CDS encoding Lrp/AsnC family transcriptional regulator, whose translation MPPAAPWDRPADTTPPAPLDGLDTAILRELAVDARASYAEIGAAVSLSAPAVKRRVDRLRTRGVVRGYTVLLDPAALGWATEAFVELYCHGSTSPATMRAAVENYPEVVAASTVTGDVDVVLQVRAHDMRHLEQVVERLAAEPFVARTRSTIVLSALLRRPDVPAAPPA comes from the coding sequence GTGCCACCCGCCGCTCCCTGGGACCGCCCCGCCGACACCACCCCGCCCGCCCCGCTCGACGGCCTCGACACCGCGATCCTGCGCGAGCTCGCGGTCGACGCCCGGGCGAGCTACGCGGAGATCGGTGCCGCGGTGTCGCTCTCGGCGCCCGCGGTCAAGCGTCGCGTCGACCGGCTGCGCACGCGCGGCGTCGTCCGCGGGTACACGGTGCTGCTCGACCCGGCGGCCCTCGGCTGGGCCACGGAGGCCTTCGTCGAGCTCTACTGCCACGGCTCGACGAGCCCGGCGACGATGCGCGCGGCGGTCGAGAACTACCCGGAGGTCGTCGCCGCGAGCACCGTCACGGGCGACGTCGACGTCGTCCTGCAGGTCCGCGCGCACGACATGCGCCACCTCGAGCAGGTCGTCGAGCGCCTCGCCGCCGAGCCGTTCGTCGCCCGGACGCGCTCGACCATCGTCCTGTCCGCGCTGCTGCGCCGGCCCGACGTCCCTGCGGCCCCGCCGGCGTGA
- a CDS encoding universal stress protein, whose protein sequence is MTRDDVVLVGVDGSAASLHALDWAAAQAQAHGRRLHIVCSYSLPSFTAASLDGGYAALDDSAIQEGARAVLAEAKARVAPSGVPATATVATGDAAGVLVEMSHDVTLAVVGTRGRGGFADRLLGTVSSALPAHASCPTVVVPLRGADSSRVVPDDAPLEPVAPVRRIVVGIDGSPQADLALRCALREAEVWGAELTAVAGVPVGAGSGILAWLPAAVDHEQVLADAAEGLDVVVDRALADHPGLTVRRHVLDGTGAELLTEFSTATDLIVVGSRGRGGFAGLLLGSTSQAVLHHAVCPVMVVTSRCKQFAERTGEVPPERRV, encoded by the coding sequence ATGACGCGCGACGACGTCGTACTCGTGGGGGTGGACGGCTCGGCGGCAAGCCTGCACGCGCTCGACTGGGCCGCCGCCCAGGCACAGGCGCACGGACGCCGGCTGCACATCGTGTGCTCGTACTCGTTGCCGTCGTTCACGGCCGCCTCGCTCGACGGCGGCTACGCGGCGCTCGACGACTCCGCGATCCAGGAAGGTGCCCGGGCGGTGCTCGCGGAGGCGAAGGCGCGGGTCGCCCCGTCGGGGGTCCCGGCGACCGCGACGGTCGCGACGGGTGACGCCGCGGGGGTGCTCGTCGAGATGTCGCACGACGTGACGCTCGCGGTCGTCGGCACGCGCGGGCGCGGCGGCTTCGCGGACCGCCTGCTCGGCACGGTGTCCTCGGCGCTCCCCGCGCACGCGTCCTGCCCGACGGTCGTGGTGCCCCTGCGCGGGGCGGACTCGTCCCGGGTCGTCCCCGACGACGCGCCGCTCGAGCCGGTCGCGCCGGTGCGGCGGATCGTCGTCGGCATCGACGGGTCGCCGCAGGCGGACCTCGCGCTGCGCTGCGCCCTCCGCGAGGCCGAGGTGTGGGGCGCCGAGCTGACCGCGGTCGCCGGCGTGCCCGTCGGCGCCGGCAGCGGGATCCTCGCGTGGCTGCCCGCGGCCGTCGACCACGAGCAGGTGCTCGCGGACGCCGCGGAGGGCCTCGACGTCGTCGTCGACCGCGCGCTCGCCGACCACCCCGGGCTCACGGTGCGCCGCCACGTGCTCGACGGCACGGGCGCCGAGCTGCTGACGGAGTTCTCGACCGCCACGGACCTCATCGTCGTCGGCTCGCGCGGGCGCGGCGGGTTCGCCGGACTGCTGCTCGGGTCGACGAGCCAGGCGGTGCTGCACCACGCGGTGTGCCCGGTCATGGTCGTGACGAGCCGGTGCAAGCAGTTCGCGGAACGGACCGGTGAGGTGCCGCCGGAGCGTCGGGTCTAG
- a CDS encoding HNH endonuclease — MPVTHRTLLLNASLEPLCVVSVHRAVTLVMSGKASILETDGRELHSERTSLPLPLVLCLTRYVHVPMRKAVAPTRRTVLQRDGHRCAYCGGGADTVDHVQPRSRGGRHEWTNVVAACSRCNHRKADRLLHEIGWELPFVPRAPRGLAALMAGSHVDEPTWSAYLVA; from the coding sequence ATGCCCGTGACGCACCGGACGCTGCTTCTCAACGCCAGTCTCGAACCCCTCTGCGTCGTGAGCGTGCACCGCGCCGTCACGCTCGTCATGTCCGGGAAGGCGTCGATCCTCGAGACCGACGGGCGTGAGCTCCACTCCGAACGCACCTCGCTGCCGCTGCCGCTCGTGCTGTGCCTCACGCGCTACGTGCACGTCCCCATGCGCAAGGCGGTCGCCCCGACGCGGCGCACGGTCCTGCAGCGCGACGGCCACCGCTGCGCGTACTGCGGCGGGGGAGCGGACACGGTCGACCACGTGCAGCCCCGCTCGCGCGGCGGCCGGCACGAGTGGACCAACGTCGTCGCGGCGTGCAGCCGGTGCAACCACCGCAAGGCCGACCGGCTGCTGCACGAGATCGGCTGGGAGCTGCCGTTCGTCCCGCGCGCGCCGCGCGGCCTGGCGGCGCTGATGGCCGGCTCCCACGTCGACGAGCCCACGTGGAGCGCGTACCTCGTCGCCTGA
- a CDS encoding C40 family peptidase: MTESMTRARHRSARRPATPLTDFASAASDSMGAVGRGAAIVAASGGLVATMISPAGAAPGAGSAGALPAVDTSALTASARAVLQTSPVVSSPVDAAWSFEAPAVTVAPKPVAQTRVARTAASRSAERTAAATVNNPIPQSVSGNAVLEIAARYVGTPYLAGGTTPGGFDCSGFVGYVYAQLGISLPRTSSAMKGAGTVVSRADALPGDLIWSPGHISIYAGGNDQIDSPSPGKTVQFRTIYQSSPVFIRIG; the protein is encoded by the coding sequence GTGACCGAGAGCATGACGCGCGCGCGGCACCGTTCTGCACGACGCCCTGCTACACCGCTGACCGACTTCGCCTCCGCGGCGTCCGACTCGATGGGTGCGGTGGGCCGCGGGGCCGCGATCGTCGCCGCGTCGGGCGGTCTCGTCGCCACGATGATCAGCCCTGCGGGTGCCGCCCCCGGCGCCGGTTCCGCGGGTGCGCTGCCGGCGGTCGACACCTCCGCGCTCACCGCGTCGGCGCGCGCCGTGCTCCAGACCTCGCCGGTCGTCTCGTCCCCGGTGGACGCCGCGTGGTCCTTCGAGGCCCCTGCCGTGACCGTGGCCCCGAAGCCCGTCGCCCAGACCCGCGTCGCACGGACCGCCGCGAGCCGCAGCGCCGAGCGCACCGCCGCCGCGACGGTCAACAACCCGATCCCGCAGTCCGTGTCGGGCAACGCGGTCCTCGAGATCGCCGCCCGCTACGTCGGCACCCCGTACCTCGCGGGTGGCACGACCCCCGGGGGCTTCGACTGCTCCGGCTTCGTCGGGTACGTGTACGCCCAGCTCGGCATCTCGCTCCCGCGCACGTCGTCCGCCATGAAGGGGGCCGGCACGGTCGTCTCGCGGGCCGACGCGCTCCCCGGCGACCTGATCTGGAGCCCCGGGCACATCAGCATCTACGCCGGTGGCAACGACCAGATCGACTCGCCGTCGCCCGGCAAGACCGTGCAGTTCCGCACGATCTACCAGAGCTCGCCGGTCTTCATCCGCATCGGCTGA
- a CDS encoding metal-dependent transcriptional regulator codes for MSDLIDTTEMYLKTVYELTEEGITPLRARIAERLGHSGPTVSQTVARMARDGLVVVSGDRHLELTELGLAKATRVMRKHRLAERLLTDVIGLDWEFVHEEACRWEHVMSERVERRLAALLDHPHFDPYGNPIPGLAEIGETSTSEQFLDGVTSLLTVANAASGRLDDVVVARLGEPIQPDVELLSRLAQAGIRPGVTVTVERGPGVVTVAPPGAVTVLDLPDDVARHIFVGNR; via the coding sequence GTGAGCGACCTGATCGACACCACCGAGATGTACCTGAAGACCGTGTACGAGCTCACCGAGGAGGGCATCACGCCGCTGCGGGCGCGCATCGCCGAGCGGCTCGGGCACAGCGGCCCGACGGTCTCCCAGACCGTGGCGCGGATGGCGCGCGACGGCCTGGTGGTGGTGAGCGGGGACCGGCACCTCGAGCTCACCGAGCTCGGGCTCGCCAAGGCCACCCGCGTGATGCGCAAGCACCGGCTCGCGGAGCGGCTCCTCACGGACGTCATCGGGCTCGACTGGGAGTTCGTGCACGAGGAGGCGTGCCGGTGGGAGCACGTGATGAGCGAGCGCGTCGAGCGCCGGCTCGCGGCGCTGCTCGACCACCCGCACTTCGACCCCTACGGCAACCCGATCCCGGGGCTCGCGGAGATCGGCGAGACGAGCACGTCCGAGCAGTTCCTCGACGGCGTCACGTCGCTCCTCACGGTCGCGAACGCCGCGTCGGGCCGGCTCGACGACGTCGTCGTCGCGCGCCTGGGTGAGCCGATCCAGCCGGACGTCGAGCTGCTGTCGCGGCTCGCGCAGGCCGGGATCCGCCCGGGCGTGACGGTCACGGTCGAGCGCGGGCCCGGCGTCGTGACCGTCGCGCCCCCCGGCGCGGTGACGGTCCTCGACCTGCCCGACGACGTCGCGCGGCACATCTTCGTCGGCAACCGCTGA
- the serC gene encoding phosphoserine transaminase: MPEAHDTAPAIPAITLPADLLPVDGRFGSGPSKVRAAQVEALASVGRTLLGTSHRQPPVRALVGRVRAGLAELFALPDGYEVALGNGGSTAFWDLATLCLVRERSQHASFGEFGAKFAAAAARAPFLGEPTVRTAPPGQLALPEPEDGVDVYAWPHNETSTGVAAPVRRVAGSREQGALTVVDATSAAGGLAVDVSETDVYYFAPQKSFASDGGLWLAVLSPDAVERAAQVEGSGRWVPEFLSLTTAVTSSRLNQTLNTPALATLVLLAEQLDWMLSHGGLDWAAARTAESAAHLYGWAEQRDWATPFVEDPAVRSDVVGTIDLSPEIDAATVARVLRAHGVVDVDPYRKLGRNQLRVAMFPAVDPQDVLALTRCVDHVVEQLG; the protein is encoded by the coding sequence GTGCCCGAGGCCCACGACACCGCGCCCGCGATCCCTGCGATCACCCTCCCCGCCGACCTGCTGCCCGTCGACGGGCGGTTCGGCTCCGGGCCCAGCAAGGTCCGCGCCGCGCAGGTCGAGGCCCTGGCGTCCGTCGGCCGCACTCTGCTCGGCACGTCGCACCGCCAGCCGCCGGTGCGCGCGCTCGTCGGGCGCGTCCGTGCGGGCCTCGCCGAGCTCTTCGCCCTGCCCGACGGGTACGAGGTCGCGCTCGGCAACGGCGGCTCGACCGCGTTCTGGGACCTCGCGACGCTGTGCCTCGTGCGCGAGCGCAGCCAGCACGCGAGCTTCGGGGAGTTCGGGGCCAAGTTCGCGGCGGCCGCGGCGCGCGCACCGTTCCTCGGTGAGCCGACGGTCCGCACGGCGCCTCCGGGACAGCTCGCGCTGCCCGAGCCCGAGGACGGCGTCGACGTCTACGCGTGGCCGCACAACGAGACCTCGACGGGCGTCGCCGCGCCGGTGCGCCGCGTGGCCGGCTCGCGCGAGCAGGGCGCCCTGACCGTGGTCGACGCGACGTCCGCCGCGGGCGGGCTCGCGGTCGACGTGAGCGAGACCGACGTCTACTACTTCGCGCCGCAGAAGTCGTTCGCGTCCGACGGCGGGCTGTGGCTCGCCGTGCTGTCGCCCGACGCGGTCGAGCGGGCCGCGCAGGTCGAGGGCAGCGGCCGCTGGGTGCCCGAGTTCCTCTCGCTCACGACGGCGGTCACGAGCTCGCGCCTGAACCAGACGCTGAACACCCCGGCGCTCGCGACGCTCGTGCTCCTCGCGGAGCAGCTCGACTGGATGCTGTCGCACGGCGGGCTCGACTGGGCCGCGGCGCGCACCGCGGAGTCCGCGGCGCACCTCTACGGCTGGGCCGAGCAGCGCGACTGGGCGACGCCGTTCGTCGAGGACCCGGCGGTGCGCTCGGACGTCGTCGGCACGATCGACCTCTCCCCCGAGATCGACGCCGCGACCGTCGCCCGGGTCCTGCGTGCGCACGGCGTCGTCGACGTCGACCCGTACCGCAAGCTCGGCCGCAACCAGCTGCGCGTGGCGATGTTCCCCGCGGTCGACCCGCAGGACGTGCTCGCGCTCACGCGGTGCGTCGACCACGTCGTGGAGCAGCTGGGCTGA